The Fibrobacter sp. UWB4 genome includes a window with the following:
- a CDS encoding putative LPS assembly protein LptD, protein MILSKTHRFLWAVFAILVAVVFAPCSYGEEMTRFELEEREQPVEDTTEVDWMNDTTGVDTIEYHAVDLVYDVETSTFNLNKSAQLKYRTATLESDTIWMDQKNQILAASGNPVLREAKNPSLSGMRLKYNLKSKIGEVYYATTFQDNQQLNGMEVRRLPDTRIQIARGDFSTCNDTTHQHFYFYGRRMVVKPKETITARPVVLNIADVPVAVLPMIVAPLKSGRKSGLLTPKFGGDQKQGFYLRNIGFYYAANDYWDATLSADIIEGDEARFEKSTLSGEIRYKKRYLLDGYLKYTSYLQEFDFSNSGYDISFSHNQNLTPDAKHTLSGQGSFVSDRSIRKENSLEASTILNQQANASLAYSGKFGNNKSLTVKISQSHNLTTGMLERNLPDIQYRMSGNLFNFELEEGEVAAEDGSFQSFLEKFNYSFTNRFNYNMRKARDTTLNKDTAAHYLGYTGNYTLDYSGRLFDVINITPRASFSGYWTGTSWRNPNDSLYKRKRYMSFNPDAGTYGNVAYNHNYSLTADTKLYGIWVPEIGRFTGIRHVLSPSVSYTYAPEIDTVKTFAPHPLLGQSPYQEKQQTVGFSLSNDFDIKYLKVAGHADTSRGDSAKRAKAVEDQYGTRRLLTTRHNFSYNFAADSLNFSDISSSFGFQILPDYMFTINTRHSFYHKYDVNPNKVRFPELTYWGYELSKSFHWSGTFNGGLPSQLEKYEMLKWSLSLDYRYSFSSTRVAKNLFKDNISHSTGISATFQPTVNWDVSYSTRYDYNEGKFVSHEFTFKRSLHCWQLDFTWTPTGPAAGWSFSVYVRDLPDIKLNAGSTDTKSYD, encoded by the coding sequence GTGATTTTATCCAAAACCCATCGCTTTTTGTGGGCCGTTTTCGCGATTCTTGTCGCTGTGGTCTTCGCTCCTTGCTCCTATGGCGAGGAGATGACCCGCTTTGAACTCGAAGAGCGTGAACAGCCTGTCGAAGATACGACTGAGGTCGATTGGATGAACGATACGACGGGTGTCGATACGATTGAGTATCATGCTGTAGACCTGGTCTACGATGTTGAAACTTCGACTTTTAATCTGAATAAGTCGGCACAGCTCAAGTACCGTACCGCAACGCTTGAGTCGGACACGATCTGGATGGACCAGAAAAACCAGATCCTTGCGGCTTCCGGTAATCCAGTTCTCCGCGAAGCGAAAAACCCGTCTTTGTCTGGGATGCGCCTCAAGTACAACCTTAAGTCCAAAATTGGTGAAGTCTATTACGCTACTACATTCCAGGATAACCAGCAGTTGAATGGTATGGAAGTCCGCCGCTTGCCTGATACGCGAATCCAGATTGCCCGTGGCGACTTCAGTACGTGTAACGATACGACGCATCAGCACTTTTACTTCTATGGCCGACGCATGGTGGTCAAGCCCAAGGAGACGATTACTGCAAGGCCGGTGGTGTTAAACATTGCCGATGTGCCGGTGGCGGTTCTTCCGATGATTGTCGCTCCTCTCAAGAGTGGTCGTAAATCCGGCCTTTTGACGCCGAAGTTCGGTGGTGACCAGAAGCAGGGATTCTATTTGCGCAATATCGGTTTCTATTACGCCGCTAACGATTACTGGGATGCAACTCTTTCCGCTGACATTATCGAAGGCGACGAGGCTCGGTTTGAAAAATCGACCTTGTCGGGCGAAATTCGTTACAAGAAACGTTATTTGCTGGATGGCTACTTGAAGTACACGAGTTACCTCCAGGAATTTGATTTCAGCAACAGCGGTTACGACATTTCGTTTTCCCATAACCAGAACTTGACTCCGGATGCCAAGCACACGTTGAGCGGCCAGGGTTCTTTTGTGAGCGACCGAAGCATCCGTAAGGAAAATTCGCTAGAGGCGAGTACCATTTTGAACCAGCAGGCAAACGCTTCTCTTGCTTATTCTGGTAAGTTCGGGAACAACAAGAGCTTGACGGTGAAAATCTCGCAGAGCCACAACCTCACGACCGGCATGCTCGAACGCAACTTGCCCGATATCCAGTACCGCATGAGCGGAAACCTTTTCAACTTTGAACTGGAAGAAGGCGAGGTTGCCGCAGAAGATGGATCGTTCCAGTCGTTTCTTGAAAAGTTCAACTACAGCTTTACGAACCGCTTTAACTACAACATGCGCAAGGCTCGCGATACGACTTTGAACAAAGATACGGCGGCCCATTACCTGGGGTACACGGGAAATTATACATTGGATTACTCGGGACGTCTTTTTGATGTGATCAACATAACTCCGCGAGCTTCTTTTTCTGGTTACTGGACGGGTACCTCCTGGCGCAATCCGAACGATTCTTTGTACAAAAGAAAACGCTACATGAGCTTTAATCCGGATGCCGGAACTTATGGCAATGTGGCTTATAATCACAATTACAGCTTGACCGCCGATACTAAGCTCTATGGTATCTGGGTTCCTGAAATCGGACGATTCACCGGTATTCGCCACGTGCTTTCTCCGAGCGTTTCCTACACGTATGCTCCTGAAATTGATACTGTAAAGACCTTTGCGCCGCATCCGCTTTTGGGGCAGTCTCCGTATCAGGAAAAGCAACAGACGGTTGGCTTTAGCTTGAGTAACGACTTTGATATCAAGTATCTCAAGGTGGCTGGGCATGCCGATACGAGTCGTGGTGATTCGGCCAAGCGCGCGAAGGCTGTTGAAGATCAGTACGGCACTCGTCGCTTGCTCACGACAAGGCATAATTTTTCGTACAACTTTGCTGCCGATTCCCTGAATTTCTCGGATATCTCTTCGTCGTTCGGCTTCCAGATTTTGCCAGACTACATGTTTACCATCAATACGCGTCATAGCTTCTATCACAAGTACGATGTGAATCCGAACAAGGTAAGGTTCCCGGAACTCACGTATTGGGGCTACGAACTTTCAAAGAGCTTCCACTGGAGCGGAACTTTTAACGGCGGCCTTCCGTCGCAGCTTGAAAAATATGAAATGCTCAAGTGGTCGCTGAGCTTGGATTATCGTTATTCGTTTAGCAGTACGCGAGTCGCAAAGAATTTGTTCAAAGACAATATTTCTCATTCGACCGGGATCTCTGCCACATTCCAGCCGACTGTGAACTGGGATGTGTCTTACAGCACCCGCTATGATTATAATGAAGGCAAGTTTGTCTCGCACGAGTTTACGTTCAAGCGTTCGTTGCACTGCTGGCAGCTAGATTTTACGTGGACCCCGACAGGGCCTGCCGCAGGCTGGAGCTTCTCCGTGTATGTCCGCGACTTGCCGGATATCAAGCTTAACGCCGGCAGCACCGATACGAAGAGTTATGATTAA
- a CDS encoding pyrimidine 5'-nucleotidase yields the protein MPLTSLVKSAGLRWDIKRSCSVSALDIGIKNDASKIWLFDYDLTLYGEEERVVLNSLDHRIAEFVQKTVGGTFESATEIRKDYLHRFGTTLSGLMAMNGTAPDDFFDFIHEPEYLVYPKVAPEKLELLKSLEGHRFVFTNGRGDWSRAGMAHMQLDSAIEDVFDLKLMDWEGKPHVSAYDKIEKWLVARGVLAQDSSEKSQIVLLEDSLRNLEPAHERGWTTVLVNPNIQAPSWVDFHIPHLLNLREKLIESSDQSAQSTVGATP from the coding sequence ATGCCACTTACCTCGCTCGTCAAATCGGCGGGCTTGCGATGGGATATTAAGAGGTCTTGCTCTGTGAGTGCGCTGGATATCGGCATCAAAAATGATGCCTCGAAAATTTGGCTGTTCGATTACGACCTCACGCTTTATGGCGAAGAGGAACGCGTTGTCTTAAATTCACTCGACCATCGCATTGCTGAATTTGTCCAAAAGACCGTGGGCGGGACTTTTGAAAGTGCAACGGAAATTCGCAAGGATTATCTGCACCGCTTTGGCACGACGCTTTCGGGACTCATGGCGATGAATGGCACCGCTCCTGACGATTTTTTTGACTTTATCCATGAACCGGAGTACCTAGTTTATCCAAAGGTGGCGCCTGAAAAGCTCGAACTCCTGAAATCGCTTGAGGGGCATCGCTTTGTGTTTACGAATGGGCGAGGGGACTGGAGCCGCGCGGGCATGGCGCACATGCAGCTCGATTCTGCGATTGAGGATGTTTTTGACCTCAAGCTTATGGATTGGGAAGGCAAGCCTCACGTGAGCGCATATGATAAAATCGAAAAATGGCTTGTGGCGCGGGGCGTCTTGGCTCAGGATTCGTCGGAAAAGTCGCAAATCGTGCTGCTCGAAGATTCGCTCCGCAATTTGGAACCCGCCCATGAACGCGGCTGGACGACCGTTCTTGTAAATCCGAACATTCAAGCGCCCAGCTGGGTGGATTTTCATATCCCGCATTTACTAAATTTACGGGAGAAGTTGATTGAATCTAGTGATCAGTCTGCCCAAAGCACCGTAGGTGCGACCCCATAA
- a CDS encoding metallophosphoesterase — MNASIDFIGDIHGHYDELVVLLKKLGYEERGGAFRYPGDERTVVFLGDYIDRGSQVRETVNFVRAMRDAGSAVALMGNHEFNALSFWHENGAGGRPIKAIHGGYLREHTFNKVAIHVKTVESYRGRKAEFLEMLDFLKTLPLYLETDLFRAQHACFDLKCAEVLKAENIRSFMDGDFDELIARANDKNDEYDDSLYWPISLFLKGPELDLPEGLTFRDAEGVLRKRTRIRWWICPKNKNLQELSFQPGVELPPLEVPLEIQTRDFYGESERPVFFGHYWLTGLPELIRDNICCLDYSVAGYRGDGRLVAYRFDGEQKLDNRKFVSVEAGTAL, encoded by the coding sequence ATGAACGCTTCTATCGACTTCATTGGCGATATTCATGGGCACTACGATGAACTCGTGGTGCTCCTTAAAAAGCTAGGCTACGAAGAACGTGGCGGCGCTTTCCGCTATCCGGGCGATGAACGTACGGTTGTGTTTTTAGGCGATTACATCGACCGCGGGAGTCAAGTGCGTGAGACGGTGAATTTCGTGCGCGCCATGCGCGATGCGGGTTCTGCGGTGGCGCTGATGGGCAATCACGAGTTCAATGCGCTTAGCTTTTGGCACGAGAATGGAGCCGGTGGGCGACCTATAAAAGCAATCCATGGCGGCTATCTGCGTGAGCATACTTTTAACAAAGTAGCGATTCACGTGAAGACGGTCGAGAGCTATCGCGGGCGCAAGGCGGAATTCCTGGAAATGCTGGATTTCCTCAAGACGCTCCCGCTTTACTTGGAAACGGACTTGTTCCGTGCGCAGCATGCCTGCTTTGACTTGAAATGCGCTGAGGTGCTTAAGGCCGAAAACATCCGTTCTTTTATGGATGGCGATTTCGATGAGCTGATTGCTCGCGCAAACGACAAGAATGACGAGTATGATGACTCGTTGTACTGGCCGATAAGTTTGTTCTTGAAAGGCCCTGAATTGGATTTGCCTGAAGGCTTGACTTTCCGCGATGCCGAAGGTGTACTTCGCAAGCGCACTCGTATTCGCTGGTGGATTTGCCCGAAAAACAAAAATTTGCAGGAACTCAGTTTCCAGCCGGGCGTGGAATTGCCTCCGCTCGAAGTTCCGCTTGAAATCCAGACTCGCGATTTCTATGGCGAAAGTGAACGCCCTGTTTTCTTTGGGCATTATTGGCTGACGGGTTTGCCTGAACTTATTCGTGATAACATTTGCTGCTTGGATTACAGCGTTGCTGGCTACCGTGGTGACGGGCGCCTAGTCGCTTACCGTTTTGATGGCGAACAGAAACTCGATAACCGTAAGTTCGTCTCAGTCGAAGCCGGAACAGCATTATAA
- a CDS encoding nucleoside triphosphate pyrophosphatase codes for MTNNQIILASGSPRRSEILKQLGVKFRVVVSGEDEKPTSTNPLDFPRENACIKALSVSRQERDAYVLGFDTLVFLDNEPLGKPKSEANALEMLSKLNNRSHFVITGVAIARNGEILSASEEKTEVFFRNCTLQELKDYVNSKDPMDKAGAYGIQTNGARLIKSINGCYYNVVGLPVARTLEMLDGLQVRV; via the coding sequence ATGACCAATAACCAAATAATCCTTGCAAGCGGATCTCCGCGCCGTTCTGAAATTTTAAAGCAGCTGGGAGTTAAGTTCCGCGTAGTTGTCTCGGGCGAAGATGAAAAGCCCACAAGCACAAACCCGCTTGATTTTCCGCGTGAAAACGCCTGCATCAAGGCGCTGTCCGTTTCTCGCCAGGAACGCGATGCTTACGTGCTCGGCTTTGACACGCTTGTCTTTTTGGATAACGAGCCGCTTGGCAAGCCAAAATCCGAGGCGAACGCTCTTGAAATGCTGAGCAAACTAAACAACCGTTCGCATTTTGTCATCACCGGAGTTGCGATTGCGCGTAACGGAGAAATCCTCAGCGCGTCCGAGGAGAAAACAGAGGTGTTTTTCAGAAACTGCACCTTACAAGAACTCAAAGATTATGTAAATTCTAAGGACCCGATGGATAAGGCCGGCGCTTATGGCATTCAGACGAATGGCGCGCGCTTGATCAAGTCTATCAACGGTTGCTACTACAACGTGGTTGGGTTACCAGTTGCACGTACACTGGAAATGTTGGATGGTTTACAAGTTAGGGTATAG
- a CDS encoding TIGR02147 family protein: MKSVFEYRDYRAYMQDFYECRKKKSAFTWRRFAMLAGFSSSGFLKLVCDGKTRLSKIGVEKVLPAMNLSGTQADYFREMVTFCDSSNPDLRQAAFEKMMQIAQGNKIEFLESKSFAYFSSWVNPALRELAPIMKGATPLEMGHALIPPIPAADARKSLELQESLGVLKKDECGNYVQTSVGISSSREVVSATVVNMQKQYANLASDALNRFSRRERHISGVTMGLDKEAYERLTEELDAFRKKVASIVSNVKKYDCVYRMNLQLFPLCKKVGDK; encoded by the coding sequence ATGAAATCCGTTTTTGAATATAGAGATTATCGCGCGTACATGCAGGATTTTTACGAATGCCGTAAAAAGAAGTCTGCGTTTACGTGGCGCAGATTTGCAATGCTTGCCGGGTTTTCGTCATCGGGTTTTTTGAAACTTGTTTGTGACGGTAAAACGCGGCTTTCAAAAATTGGTGTTGAAAAAGTTTTGCCTGCAATGAATTTGTCTGGTACGCAGGCGGATTATTTCCGTGAAATGGTTACGTTTTGTGATTCTTCGAATCCAGATCTGCGCCAGGCGGCTTTTGAAAAGATGATGCAGATTGCGCAAGGGAATAAAATTGAGTTTTTAGAATCCAAGTCCTTTGCGTATTTTTCGTCGTGGGTGAATCCGGCTCTCAGGGAACTTGCTCCGATTATGAAAGGCGCTACTCCGCTTGAAATGGGGCATGCGCTTATTCCGCCGATTCCTGCCGCCGATGCTCGAAAATCTTTAGAGCTTCAGGAATCGCTTGGCGTTCTGAAAAAGGATGAATGCGGAAATTATGTGCAAACGAGTGTGGGCATTTCGAGTTCTCGCGAAGTTGTTTCTGCAACGGTTGTCAATATGCAAAAGCAATATGCGAATCTTGCGTCTGATGCTTTGAACAGGTTTTCACGAAGGGAACGGCATATTTCTGGGGTGACTATGGGGCTTGATAAGGAGGCTTACGAACGCCTTACTGAAGAACTGGACGCTTTCCGTAAAAAAGTGGCGAGCATTGTTTCTAACGTAAAGAAATACGATTGTGTTTATCGTATGAATTTGCAACTGTTTCCGTTGTGTAAAAAAGTGGGGGATAAATGA
- a CDS encoding metal ABC transporter permease: MLDLLSMDFMQNALIAAVLVAIACGVMGTYVVVNRLTSLSGGVAHASFGGVGLACFIGFSPMLGSLGFALACAMLMGALTWRDRKHSDTFIGIIWAAGMALGVILTDLTPGYSGEMMSFLFGSLLTVPTELLWWMGGLLVFILGAVSVCYRNFLSISYDPEFARVRGIPVLNYYMLLIALIALTVVIAVQAVGMILVIALLTIPAYIAECYAKNLLQMMVVSVIVSLVLVVLGLLVACQLNFVVGPTIIAGGVILYLLNFAVKKFVKK, translated from the coding sequence ATGCTCGACTTGCTTTCCATGGATTTTATGCAGAACGCCCTCATCGCGGCGGTACTTGTAGCCATTGCCTGTGGCGTCATGGGGACGTATGTCGTGGTAAACCGCTTGACATCGCTTTCGGGCGGTGTGGCACATGCTTCGTTTGGCGGGGTGGGGCTTGCCTGCTTTATCGGCTTTTCGCCGATGCTTGGCTCGCTTGGCTTTGCACTTGCCTGTGCCATGCTCATGGGCGCTCTCACGTGGCGCGACCGCAAGCACTCCGATACGTTCATCGGGATTATCTGGGCGGCTGGCATGGCGCTTGGCGTGATTTTGACCGACTTGACTCCCGGATACAGCGGCGAGATGATGAGCTTCTTGTTCGGTAGCCTATTGACGGTGCCGACAGAACTTCTCTGGTGGATGGGCGGCTTGCTCGTGTTCATTTTGGGGGCTGTTTCTGTTTGCTACCGCAATTTCCTTTCGATTTCGTACGATCCGGAATTTGCACGTGTCCGGGGCATTCCTGTGCTGAACTACTACATGCTCTTGATTGCGCTGATTGCGCTTACGGTCGTGATTGCAGTGCAGGCGGTGGGCATGATTCTCGTGATTGCGCTTCTCACGATTCCGGCTTACATTGCGGAATGCTACGCCAAGAACTTACTACAGATGATGGTTGTTTCCGTCATCGTTTCGCTTGTACTCGTGGTGCTTGGACTTTTAGTTGCATGCCAGTTGAACTTTGTCGTCGGTCCTACGATTATTGCTGGCGGCGTCATCCTGTACTTGCTGAATTTTGCTGTAAAAAAATTTGTGAAAAAATAG
- a CDS encoding deoxyguanosinetriphosphate triphosphohydrolase, with amino-acid sequence MLQWDTLLSATRYGHPADPDPNRSDFHRDYDRIVFSTAFRRLGRKTQVHPFSVNDHVHSRLTHSLEVSSVGRSLAITVYHLIKKHLPKYVNEYQFGTIVQSACLAHDIGNPPFGHAGEAAIREWFRKNRRSAPMSELNDKEIADFENFDGNAQGHRILSKLEYHFLDGGMRLTYATIGSMIKYPRLAYYGCPTSLFRTEAELYRETAEILGIPEIENGVWVRHPLVYLMEAADDICYSILDVEDAIELGILTFGDVRNMFSFLCGPEVDIDREFEENGQNFRDFLSSIRGRAIQNLIDDVAVLFVKHYDRIMEGTLDKHLIDLSRSDTMEGIRIAKRLGVERIYPDRRKTELEVGSYTTLSTVLDAFINGVYDYRQNDRNSYRANRIVRLIGQAKIGQSVTTAEAYHQVLDFVSGMTDNYATYLARQIGGLAMGY; translated from the coding sequence ATGCTACAATGGGATACGCTTCTTTCTGCAACGCGTTACGGTCACCCGGCCGATCCGGACCCGAACCGTTCTGACTTCCATCGCGATTACGACCGCATCGTTTTTTCTACTGCATTTCGCCGCTTAGGCCGCAAGACTCAAGTTCACCCGTTCTCGGTGAATGACCATGTGCACAGCCGCCTCACGCACAGCCTCGAAGTTTCGAGTGTGGGCCGTAGCCTTGCGATTACGGTGTATCACCTGATTAAAAAGCATTTGCCGAAGTACGTGAACGAATACCAGTTCGGTACGATCGTGCAGTCGGCATGCCTTGCTCACGATATTGGAAACCCGCCGTTTGGCCATGCGGGCGAAGCCGCTATTCGCGAATGGTTCCGCAAGAATCGCCGTTCGGCTCCGATGTCTGAACTCAATGACAAGGAAATTGCGGATTTCGAAAACTTTGACGGTAACGCTCAAGGCCACCGCATCTTGAGTAAGCTGGAATACCACTTCCTCGATGGCGGAATGCGGCTTACGTATGCGACGATTGGCTCGATGATCAAGTACCCGCGACTTGCGTATTACGGTTGCCCGACGAGCTTGTTCCGCACTGAAGCAGAACTCTATCGCGAAACCGCAGAGATTCTGGGTATTCCAGAAATTGAAAACGGCGTCTGGGTTCGCCATCCGCTCGTGTACTTGATGGAAGCCGCGGATGATATTTGCTATTCCATTCTCGACGTAGAAGATGCAATTGAACTTGGCATTTTGACGTTTGGCGATGTGCGCAACATGTTCAGTTTCTTGTGCGGCCCGGAAGTCGATATCGACCGCGAGTTCGAAGAAAATGGCCAGAATTTCAGGGACTTCCTCAGCAGCATTCGCGGGCGCGCCATCCAGAACTTGATCGATGACGTGGCAGTGCTCTTTGTAAAGCATTACGACCGCATCATGGAAGGGACGCTCGACAAGCATCTGATTGACCTTTCCCGTTCGGATACGATGGAAGGCATCCGCATTGCAAAGCGCTTGGGCGTGGAACGCATTTACCCCGACCGCCGCAAGACGGAACTTGAAGTCGGTAGCTATACGACGCTCAGCACCGTGCTCGATGCGTTTATCAACGGTGTTTACGATTACCGCCAGAATGACCGCAATTCGTACCGTGCAAACCGCATTGTCCGCTTGATTGGACAGGCCAAGATTGGCCAGAGCGTGACGACCGCCGAAGCTTACCACCAGGTGCTTGACTTTGTGAGCGGCATGACGGACAACTATGCCACTTACCTCGCTCGTCAAATCGGCGGGCTTGCGATGGGATATTAA
- the hisB gene encoding imidazoleglycerol-phosphate dehydratase HisB: protein MRSSKISRKTSETDIQLFLNLDDCSRGKISSGSGFLDHMLNLFQVHGGFHLDLTCKGDTEVDMHHSMEDIAIVLGQALVECLGDKKGIERYGFYFVPMDEALSRVCIDFSNRIGFVWNVNLPAATAGEIEASMFEHFFKSLCENARMNLHVELFYGKDNHHCLESIFKAFARAVAMAVAPSRNVKGVPSSKGVL, encoded by the coding sequence ATGCGTTCTTCTAAGATTTCTCGCAAGACGAGTGAAACCGACATTCAACTTTTCTTGAATTTGGACGATTGCTCCAGAGGCAAGATCAGCTCGGGTTCGGGCTTCTTGGATCATATGCTTAACTTGTTCCAAGTCCACGGTGGATTCCACCTCGATTTGACCTGCAAGGGCGATACCGAAGTCGATATGCACCACAGCATGGAAGACATCGCCATCGTGCTTGGCCAGGCGCTTGTTGAATGCCTCGGCGACAAGAAGGGTATCGAACGTTACGGTTTTTACTTTGTCCCGATGGACGAAGCCTTGAGCCGCGTGTGCATCGACTTTAGCAACCGCATCGGCTTTGTATGGAATGTGAATTTGCCCGCAGCAACCGCAGGCGAAATTGAAGCCAGCATGTTCGAACACTTCTTCAAGAGCCTCTGCGAAAACGCTCGCATGAACCTGCATGTGGAACTCTTCTATGGCAAGGATAACCACCACTGCCTGGAATCCATCTTCAAGGCTTTTGCCCGCGCCGTCGCCATGGCTGTCGCACCTTCCCGCAACGTGAAGGGCGTTCCCAGCAGCAAGGGTGTTCTGTAA
- a CDS encoding PDZ domain-containing protein — MNSFVKASLIAAMMTAPLMADESFGGVGITIYQVGEGVHVAEVIPGTPAAETNLRAGDIITSVDGVSLKGQDIEFSKSKLRGQVNKPLEITYTSNGETYSAVIRRAQITVKDLDNKAVKNWYGDKERVNVHELETFASATENDKQLVAVLSRGNLIKNDVAVASADVNGIYVEKAKSAPRFAKTTPVRSGDASLRLFSRKAIAFTLKSPGRATVTILNADGEQVAKLGLDNAVAGVNTLNWDGSKISNGRYVISIDHNGSVSGANAVLK, encoded by the coding sequence ATGAATTCTTTCGTTAAGGCTTCTCTGATTGCCGCTATGATGACGGCTCCGCTTATGGCTGACGAATCCTTTGGTGGCGTAGGCATTACGATTTATCAGGTGGGCGAAGGTGTCCACGTGGCAGAAGTCATCCCGGGTACGCCTGCTGCAGAGACCAATCTCCGTGCTGGCGATATCATCACGTCTGTTGATGGTGTAAGCCTCAAGGGACAGGATATCGAGTTTTCAAAGTCTAAGCTTCGCGGTCAGGTTAACAAGCCGCTCGAAATCACCTACACAAGCAATGGCGAAACCTATTCTGCCGTGATCCGTCGCGCTCAGATTACGGTGAAGGACTTGGACAACAAGGCCGTCAAGAACTGGTATGGCGACAAGGAACGTGTGAATGTTCATGAACTTGAAACGTTTGCCAGCGCTACCGAAAACGACAAGCAGCTCGTCGCTGTGCTTAGCCGTGGAAATCTCATCAAGAACGATGTGGCTGTAGCCTCTGCTGATGTCAACGGAATTTATGTGGAAAAGGCTAAGTCTGCCCCGAGGTTCGCAAAGACGACTCCGGTCCGCTCGGGCGATGCAAGCCTCCGCCTTTTCAGTCGCAAGGCAATTGCATTTACGCTTAAGTCTCCGGGCCGTGCAACCGTGACGATCTTGAACGCCGATGGCGAACAGGTGGCAAAGCTTGGCCTTGACAATGCTGTCGCTGGTGTGAATACGCTCAACTGGGACGGTTCCAAGATTTCGAATGGCCGCTATGTTATTTCCATTGACCACAATGGCAGCGTGAGCGGTGCAAATGCTGTGCTGAAGTAA
- a CDS encoding helix-turn-helix transcriptional regulator yields MIQLEEKNPNERLGDFLARVRESQGLSIEDLAERTKISVKMLHFIEASDWKSLPVEAYVRSYLNSVSSKLGLDTKAILKMYTQEVGSSYEIREAEPIKNIAPVTEDEKKPRSKAVPIAIVAILVLLIVGLHFVTRDNATSDAKANPPAAVAADDSSEVNQDMPEGAIKVPVDSIKDEKNETVTQAEVDKAVKKAENLPASATIFISSTSKKDTVTGPVSDNGRTRIELVGSGEMRSWVGIKRDEDDDEFVKEANIATVDNKLVYTASGTLYIVIGEPRAISKMYLNGVETPVPVPKFGRVARFSVYDGRVLK; encoded by the coding sequence ATGATTCAGTTGGAAGAGAAAAATCCAAACGAACGCCTTGGTGACTTCTTGGCCCGCGTTCGCGAATCTCAAGGGCTTTCTATAGAAGATCTTGCCGAGCGCACGAAAATCTCGGTGAAAATGCTTCACTTTATCGAAGCGAGCGACTGGAAATCCTTGCCGGTTGAAGCTTATGTTCGTAGCTATTTGAATTCCGTGAGTTCAAAGCTTGGCTTGGATACAAAGGCCATCCTTAAAATGTACACCCAGGAAGTGGGTTCTAGTTACGAAATTCGTGAAGCTGAACCCATCAAGAATATCGCTCCGGTGACCGAAGACGAAAAGAAGCCGCGCAGCAAGGCCGTGCCTATAGCAATCGTAGCCATTTTGGTTCTTCTCATTGTCGGGCTTCATTTTGTAACCCGTGACAATGCTACCTCAGATGCTAAAGCCAATCCTCCGGCGGCAGTTGCTGCTGACGATTCTTCGGAAGTCAACCAGGATATGCCTGAAGGTGCAATCAAGGTTCCGGTCGATTCCATCAAGGACGAGAAAAACGAGACGGTGACGCAGGCCGAAGTCGACAAGGCTGTGAAAAAAGCTGAAAATCTCCCGGCATCTGCAACAATCTTTATCTCTTCGACCTCCAAGAAGGATACTGTGACTGGTCCGGTTTCGGATAACGGTCGCACTCGAATCGAACTCGTCGGTTCCGGCGAAATGCGTTCTTGGGTCGGCATCAAGCGCGATGAAGATGATGACGAATTTGTGAAAGAAGCGAACATTGCAACTGTTGATAACAAGCTTGTCTATACTGCAAGTGGTACGCTCTACATTGTGATTGGTGAACCGCGCGCTATCAGCAAAATGTATTTGAACGGCGTGGAAACGCCTGTGCCTGTGCCGAAGTTTGGCCGTGTGGCTCGCTTTAGTGTCTATGACGGTCGTGTCCTTAAATAA